The genome window AGCACCTCCAGGTAGTGGGTGGAGTGGGAGCAGTAGGAGCACTTATGACTGGGCAGGCCCGTCTGCTGAAGGGCTGAGGAGGCCGGGCCCCTGTGGCCCTCGGCTCTCACACACAGGTCCAGAGGAGCAATATGGTGAGGGTCAGTGGGTGAACTGCTCCCGTCGGTGCATTTGTCTCTCGACGGCCGGACAGAGAGGTAAGGGTGGGGGGCAGAGGATTGAGCAAGCCCGTCGAGGAGGGCCCTCTTCAGCTTGGGGAAGCTACTGGGGGTGCCTCTCTCAGAGCTGGAGCTGGGGTTGGGAATGGGTCGGCCGTCACAGGTGTGCTGGAGACGTAGATGGGACAGGAAGGCAGAGGACTCCGTGCTGACAAAGTCACACAGGCTGCAGACGTAAGGCTTCTCATctgtggaaggcaaaacagaaCAGAGATGGTTTGGTCACTTCTCTGAAACATTCggccagtggtgggaaaagtactcaattgtcatacttgagtgaaagtaaTTAATAcacaatgactcaagtaaaagtgaaagtaacccaataaaatactactaaaagtatctggttttaaagtatctggtggaaaaagtacattTTCATATTTGAGTAAAAAGTAATTGCATCGAATTCTTTAtgttatattaagcaaaccagatggcacaaatatattttatttgtatttttttatggacagacaggggcacactccaacacagacattattacaaacagtagcaaatagagacatgactacatggaactctctttCACATCAGGTAGCTCAAGCTAGCGTTCAAATCTGATTTCTTTTAAAACAGACAAAacaacacctcatggcacaaagagacacacactagTACATTGTACATGTGCGATTGTGGAGCAGTGTACATTTGTATAGCTCACAATGTCTTGTGCGatgtattgttttattaatgATGTAGACAATGTTTTTGGTTGCGATCTGTTGCTTTATTCCTgtttggactccaggaagagtagaggctgccttggcagcagccaatggggatcctaataaaatactaaatacaaATCCAGTATTTGtgattagtgagtccgccagatcagaggtagtagggatgacaacacgttatattgataggtgcgtgaattggaccatatcgctctcctgcctgagcattcaaaatgcaacgagcacttttggatgtcagggaaaatgtatggcatGAGTAGAGAGTACATAtttcctttaggaatgtagtggagtaaattgtaaaagttgtcaaaaaataaGTAGGAAAGAAAAGTACAGATAcgcaaaaaacaaataaagagaAGCCAGTTCAGAAACGGAACCCGAGTCCCTGCCTCAGCTGACGCATCAGCTGAGATTGCACCAATTAGATGCTAGTAACAATCACGCCTGCCTTATATGGTGGTCTATTTAAACTGACCGGTTCTGTTCACATATCCAGCTACCACTTGCTGCTAGTATGCTTTTGCTTCTTTTGCCTCCACCTGTTAGGTTCTGTTTTCCTGCTGGGGGATTTTTATAGCTTCCCGCGCTCACTGCTTGTTGGTCATTTTatatattgacgctttgcttgggCAGTGAGCTACCCTGAAGGAGCAGAGCCTATATCGGCAAGACTGGCATTATCCATTCTTTAATAAATGGTTAAACATATTTCTACTTGGTGTTTCCTTTCCGAACTTTCTGTATTTCTACTTAGTTCATTTACACCACTGCATTCTACAAATATTATATGAACATTCTGTCTTGCTAACGTCTATGAAACATTCTACAAAACATTGATCTGCCTAGAGATATGCTTGAAATAGTAGCTGACAAGTTTAATCGAGTCATGTTCAATGAAAAAGGGGGGTGTTGCGCTTCCTCATGACCACTTGGTGACAGTGTTGGCCTAAATACCAAACCATAAGAATATATGGAGAGAATCTGAATTGATACCTCATGTCCCCTCTACTCGCCTCCTTCCCAAAACCAATAGGAGCATGAGGTCAGAGGGGTGGGAATTCTGATTTTCTTAtacaatgggttttgagaaggaggccaGGAGAGCGGACAAGAGtcaaggaaatgcaattgagaCTCTCCCATAGGCTAAAATGTATGGCATTCGCATCTGATTCAGTGCATCTGTACATGTCACAAGAGTGTCATTCCAGATTATTCCGACATACGAGAGTAAACAGTGTCTTTTATCGGGAAATTAACAACATGTAGAAATTCACTCTGATGCGAGAAGTATTCCTAGGCCTAATGATGAGTATGATCATGGTTTCTGATATCACGATAAGAATAACTGAAGGGAAAATAGTCTTCCTGCCTTTTGATACCCTGATTAATGTATTTAAATTGGCTGCATTACtacgctgaacaaaaatacaaacgcaacatgtcaagtgtttcatgaactgaaataaaagatcaccaAAATGTTCCATATTCACAGAATGCTTAACTCTcttaaatgttgtgcacaaatttgtttagatccctgtcagtgagcatttctcctttgccaagataatccatccacctgacaggtgtggcataacaagaagctgattaaacagcatgatcattacacaggtgcaccttgtgctggaggcaaaatcccactctaaaatgtgtagttctctcacacaacacattgccacagatgtctcGCGTTTTAAGggcgcatgcaattggcatgttgactgcaggaatgttcaccagagctgttggcagaaaattgaatgttcatttctctactaaAAGCTGCCTCCAAAgtcattttaaagaatttggcaatACATCCAACCGGCATCACAAGcgcaaaccacgtgtaaccacaccagcccaggacctccgcatctggcttcttcacctgcggaatcgtctgagaccagccacccggacagctgatgaaactgagggtttgcgcaaccgaagaatttctgcacaaactaccagaaaccatctcagggaagctcatctgcatgctcgtcatccttaccagggtcttgacctgactgcagttcgtcgTCGTAACCGACCTCAgagggaaaatgctcaccttcgatggctctggcacgctggagaggtcgcgctgcatgaggcaaatggtggtcacaccagataccgactggttttctgatccacgcccctcctTTTTAAGGTACTTGTGATCAGTCATGtaaaatacatagattagggcctaatgaattgatttcaattgactgacttccttttctgaactgtaactcagtcaaatctttgttgcgtttatattattgttcagttcAGAGTGCAGTTGTCAATGTTCGCCACATGGGGGCATATATACTGAATCCACCCTGCACCCACACATAAACAGAACCCCACGCAATCTATCACACATAAACATGAATACAAAAACACCCACACTACTCCAGAGCATTGATCAcccacctctcactctctctccctcataccggaagaaacacaaaacacacacaaatgtcCAGTAACACTTCTCGAGGCCCCTTAAGGCGGCACTTAGAACATGCCACTGCCATCTGCTTTTCATTTTGGCTTCCCTATTATCCACATACTGCAGTGGCTAACACCCAGCCAGGGTTGAGCTGGAGGCTaatctctgagtgtgtgtgtgtgtgtgtgtgtgtgtgtgtgtgtgtgtgtgtgtgtgtgtgtgtgtgtgtgtgtgtgtgtgtgtgtgtgtgtgtgtgtgtgtgtgtgtgtgtgtgtgtgtgtgtgtgcgcgtgcgtgcgtgcgtgcgtgcgtgagtgcgtgagtgagtgtgttttacatttgacattttagtcatttagctcttatccagagctacttatagttaatgcattcatcttaagatagctaggtgagacaaccacatctcTCAGTCATACATAGTTAGCTACTGTATTGAGTAAAAACGTACTATCAGAAAAGTATGTGCTAGTAGATggtgcatgtgtgcatgtctgtgtttgAGGAGGGGAAAGCCCTGGTTCCCATAGAGCTGTCAGTGCCATAACCTGCCTCGCTGCCAAGGGGAAACCACGGGGGGAAATAACATCCATCTGACATAAACAAACACTGGGTGGGATGTCCGCCATTAACTGCAcacctccctcgctccctccctccttcgcttgctccctcccgccctccctgcctccctcgctccctcccacTCAGCACTCTCTGAGTGCTCTGAGTCAAGGCAATCGAGACTGACACTGTAGCGACGCTCTTCTCCTCCACGTGCAGTGCAGACATGCAGGTACTCCTGGAACCCAGAACCAGATCTGGCTTGCGCTCGCCATTTCCACTGCCGACAGTAACCATACAAACATTCTAAACCTTCATTACTCAGCCATTTAGAAAGACTATCCACACTTCATAAGTAACGGCCTGAAAATGATCATGTTCTCCTGTACAAATAGTAAATAGGTTTTTAAAAAAGGACTTTAAATACTGTCTCTGTCTGGGGATGATAAGAGTGATGGACAGGGTGGCAACCTGCCAACTCCTCAGCAGTGTATCACCTCACCTCCATGGACCTGATCACCTGATAAGATATCACCTGAGCAGCACACTCCTGCAGCCATCTAGTCATGTTCATTGGCATTTCCAAACTATAAACAACATTGTCAACAGTGCAAACCTTGAACGAACCCCTGATTTGAATGACTCGGGGACCGATTCAATCAAATCCGCTTTAACCAACATCCGCACAGCTGATGTTTTGACGTGTCGGAGGTGGAACGGCGtaagagctgtcaaatccacaagagGCTCACGGTATccctaaagcggacattgccattggctgcacggagtcgcATTAAGAGAAATCTTGCagccatgcagccttgtttactgggacgtgagatgtaatctacaccctGATTAGGCTGATATAAATTCGTATTATTTTGTTTAacgattttaatttattttatatagcctagACTTTCTCGCTCTGAACTTCCAACGCGAGTGGGACtggtgtggcttcgtgacaatgatcacatttgacagctccaacgcagttccacctccgacaccgccaaaacatcagctGTGCGGTTGCCGGCTATCGCCGTTCAACGCTTGATCTGATTGGCGAGCCTGTCTgggagtgagtatgtgtgtgtgtgtgtttgtgtgtataactgagtgtgcacatgcatttatttgtattttacccttattttaccaggtatgtTGACTCACaatacattctcatttacagcaacgacctggggaatagttacagaggagaggaatgggatgaatgagccaatattGGAGACTGGGGAAGactaggtggccatgatggtatgagggccagattgggaatttagccaggccaccggggttaacacccctactcttataaTAAGTGCCATGGAATCTTTAGTGACCCACAGAGAGTCAGGGCACCCGTTTaatgtcccatctgaaagacggcaccctacacagggcaatgtccccaatcactgccctggggaattgggatctttttttttttgaccacaggaaagagtgcctcctactggccctccaacaccacttccagcagcatctggtctcccacccaggaccaaccctgtttagcttcagaggcaagccagcagtgggacgCAGGGAGGTATGCAGCTGGTGCatgctaggtgtgtgtgtgtcctctgagAGTATGTGTGTCCATTAGGAGTGTCTCTATAAATAACAAATCCCTGAGACGTGGAGAGCAGGATAGGGATCAGGGTGACTGGATGGCGTCAGCGGGGATTAGGTAACCAGCCAGTGGAACATAGAGGGTATAGGTAGGGCAGAGGACGTCCTACCAGGCCCTGTTACCGGACTGTCTGACAGGGGATCTGAGATTGctctttccaccttctcctccctccttaatcctccaccccctccgcctccctgctccctctctgcagacgactttgtcaaccactttgaaaagaagaCTGACGACATCCGCTTCTCATTcgctcagcctattgagtccagtGGTCCCACAGAACTACCCTACACCTTGACcgcttcctcccctctctctccagataaaATCCTGCGGCTAGTGAGGCCCGGctgcccaacaacctgcccgctcgaccccatctcctcctcccttctctagGCCATCTCTGGAggccttctcccattcctcactaccctcatcaactcatccctgaaaTCAACACTCAACTCCTCTGACGTCAaacactacagaccagtatcccttctttcttttctttccaaaatgcTTGAGCGTGCTGTCTCTAACCAACTCTCTCATTATCTatctcagaacgatcttcttgacaCCAACCAGTCAGGCTTCACGACGGTTCACTCAACCGAGAccgctcttctctgtgtcacagaagatgactctctctctcctctgttctcatcctcctaggactatccgctgccttcgacaccgtgaaccatcagatcctcctctccatcctctcagggctgggcgtctcaggctctacacactcttggattgcatcttACCTGGCAAGccactcctaccaggtgacgtgcaGAGGATCTGTatctgcaccacgtactctcactactggtgtcccccagggatcggttctaggccctcttccCTCAATACACCAAGTGACTCGGCTCCGAAATAACCTCACATGATTTTTcatatcattgctatgcggatgacactcaactacttttctcattTCCCCCTTCTGATGCCCAGGTGGCGAaacgcatctctgcgtgcctggcagatatcttaACTTAGAAGTTGGCTCACCACCTCAAGTTCAACATCGACAAGACGTAGCttctcttcctcccggggaaggccttcccgctccaagacctctccatcacagttCGCGGTTCACAACTCCACGGTGTCacaactccacggtgtccccctacgagagtgcaaagaaccttgacgAGACCCTgtacaacaccctgtcgttctctgcagaCGTCAAAGTAGTGActtgctcctgcaggttcatgctctacaacatccgtagagtacgaccctaccccacacaggaagcggcgcaggtcctaatccaggcacttgtcatctcctgtcTGGACTACGCTGTTGGCTGGgaccccgcttgtgccatcaaacccctgcaacgtATCCATAATGCTGCAGCTCGCCTGGTGTTTAACCTTCCCAAGTTTTCCCATGTCACTCCGCTCCTCTTCACACTCCACTGGTTTCCAGTCGAAGCTTAGTTCCAcgacaagaccatggtacttgcctacagtgcagcaagaggaactgcccctccctaccttcagactGCACTCATACCCTACACCCGCAACCCGAGCactccattctgctacctctgGTCTCTTGACCCTCccactaggacagcagagtccctgcccatcttccgaaaacaagtgaaactctacctcttcaaagagtattttAAGTAATCCCACaacatcacccccccccctcgcACCCCCCCAGAAAAGGTTTTGTGACCTAACACTCACACTTGACTTTTGTCGCCgccttactagctctgactttactaatagctactttattgagggaaaatgtacttgctatgactgtgatatgtgtttgtcccacctagctatcttaagatgaatgcactaactgtaagtcgcgtctgataaattactaaaatgtaaatgtaaaatgtggcCATCACTGCCACAGCTGGCGTCCTGTTCATTTGGCATCAAATGGGGAAAAAAACTgaaaaacagggagggactacctgtccttgtccaataagaaattcttatttgtattttctgttgtagaacatttaaaaatgtatttcattgtgtaacctaatgaacatgaccctgagtTATGTTTTAAACCGACTACCATGAGTTAATATTCTTAATGTTCTCATACATAGGCTACTGCACATAACATCCTAAGGGATATCATAAGTAAGATCCATTCTCTGCATACTAACTGAATAAATACATGTTTCTGTCTGAGGATTTAGTACATGAATGACAAAACAGGAAGTTCACAACAGACATGaaaaagtgttttattttttttcttgtgTGTGACACTATGTCGACTAAAAAAGCAACAAGTGCTCCTTTCTTTCTTTAGTCTACTGAACGTCTATGGTTGGCTGTTCTCATgctatttctctatttctctctgctcAATTTTCAAACATTCTCATGTTGAAAGCTGAGGGGGAGAAAAAAATACAGATTTTTTCactgtaaatatttttttttaaaggagagCAAAAACATATTCACACAGATAAAAGGGGGGGGTTTCCTGAGACAGGAAAAGCTGAAATAGCACACTGCTCGAGCCCGAAGAAAAGCTACTTCTATTTCTGCCATTCTAAACCGCCAGGGAAGAGAGTGAAAGACTAAGCTCTGATTCTTAAACTGTGTATGAAACCATGATAAGCAGAGACATATTTTCAACAAGTTAGTGCTAACACTGACACCCACTCAAATACCTGTGTCTGTACCCTTCTGAAGAACAAAACATACATACCAAGCAATCTTGACTCTTAAATCAACCCAGATGTATATGTTTAtcatgatcccccccccccccccccccccgcacggTGTTTATAGCTAAAGATTTTTTTCACAGTGTTTATTGCTCAAAGGAGTGAAGAAATGATAGGCATTCCGAAAATTCCAACTCCATTGTAATGCCACTTTCAAAGCATAAGCTTTCATCAAACCACCCATTGACTTTTCATCTCGGACTGCTTTTGTCAACAGTCTTGTTCTTTTCAACAGTGGCTTGAACTCAAATGAGAATATAATGACCTGACATGATGCAGTCTATCATGTTGTTTTTGTAAAGCACACTCAAAAACAGATCCTAAGCAGTTCCGACTATCGCCACAGGGTGGCTCATGTCCCCACTCCATATGGGGCTGAGTTGATGAGATGGAATCACAATGATAGGGATCTCACCAACAGATGTTTGCTAGTGAGAGTGTCAAGATCAGGGGCATTGAAAGAGCTTGAAAAGGAATGAGCTCCTACAGCATGCTTAACATATTCCTTGCATTGAAGCTTATCTCTTGGCTGTTGTCATTCTAAATCTGCATACAACATCTGCGCGTTGAGGACAGAGCTAAATAACTTGCTGTTGTCAGAGAAAGGGTTTTGTTTACATTCTATTTCCTCTTAAATATTGCCCAATTTCCCCCCTCATTAGTCCAACTAAGGTCACCCGCCAGAAGGCTTATATTAGGGTCAGGAACTAACAGTCGAGGTTTGTTCACTAACCTGCCAGTTGGACTGCATCGGCGGTGCTCATCTCAGGGGCGTCCTCTCCCAGGGTGGAGGCTGGTGGTGAGTTCCCGTACCCTGGGGTGCTGGGCCTGCTGGGGGAGCCTGATTCGGGGTCACTGGTGGATCCCCAGCGGTCCACTCCTTGCCCTGCCCTGTTGTCCCCTCCGGACCCGGAACCCCTGCCCCCGTCTCGCCTCTGGTGGACCCGCTGGTGCACAATCATCTGGTGGCGGCTGCGGAACACCTTTCCGCACTCGAAGCACTCGGTGGACTTGGTCTGGCTCTGCTGGAAGGACGAGGGACGTCGGCCCTGGCGGGAGGAGGGACGGTACTCCGAGTCGCTCAGGCTCTCGGGGGTGTGCTCCCCTGGGGAGGTGTAGTGGCTACTACCCCCTCCCCCGCTGGTGCTGCTGCGTCTCCCTGAGCGTCTCTCCCTCTGCTGGCCCTCCAGGATGTAGCGGCTGCTCTCCTTCTCGTACACCACGGTCCCTCCAGCCAGGACCTCATCCCCTTCTCCACCTGCCGTAGCCTTTATACTGTATGCCTCCACAGGCTCTAGAACCCTGCCCCGAGTAGCCAGCTGCCAGGCCTGGTAGCTACAAACTGGGTCCAGCTCGGGGATTCTCTGGCCCAAGAGCCTCTTCTCTTCCTGGGGCTTTTCTTCGGCAGCTGGGCGGAGGCTGAGGTAGTCCAGGAGGCGCCTTTTGGCACTGGGAGAGTCCCCGTCATCACTAGGTCGTCTCTGGCCCTGTGTCGGCTGCTTAGCCTGGTTGTGGACCTTCTCGTGGGCCCTCAGGCTCTCTCTGTCATGGAACAGGTTGCCACACTTGGAGCAAACCTGGTAAAGGTTTGTGGAGGTCACATTGGTCTCTGGGTCTTGGGCCACGTCGTTGATGGTGGCCGCGGCCTCTAGGGAGTCTGCCTTGGGTTTCCCCCGGCCGGAGGACTTGGAGCCAGTGTGGGTCTTCATGTGGCTCTTGAGGAACCAGGCTTCCCTGAAACGGCGGCCGCACACCCGACAACAGTGCTCAAAAAGTCCTGCATGTTTCTTCATGTGGGACTTAAGGAACCAGGCCTGTGTGAACACCTGGCCACACGTCTCACAGGGGAAGGCCCCATCAGTGACCTGAGTCCCTGCTTCTCCCTCCGTTGCCACTGCCTCCTGACTCACTGGGTTAGTCTCGTCCTCCATGTCAGCTGTGATGTGGACCTTCTCGATGTGACTGAGGAGTTGGTCCTCGCGCTGGGTCTGGTACCCACACAGACGGCAGCAATATGGCCGCTGCTCAGAGCTCGACTTCTCCCTTTTGACGCTCCTCACCGCCGTCTTCCCTATGCCCTCTTCTGTGTTAGCGTCTCCGTTGACGACCCTGTTACAGGCCGAGCTGCTCTTCGTCGGACTGGTTCCACCGTCCAGGCCCTCGGACACACCCACTTCACCtgacccctcctcttcctcctctggccCATCCTCCGCCTCCTCGGGGTGGTGGCTAGTGAGTGTGCGCAGCTTGTGGCTGCGGATGTGGACCTTGAGGTTGCCCTTCTGGGAGGCACGGTGGTCGCAGTAGGGACACTTGTAGGGGCGTGCACCTGTGTGGCGCCGCATGTGCTGCGACAGAGAGCTCTGGAAGGGGAAGCTCCGGCCACACACGTTGCAGTCGTAGGCTGAGGCCTTGTCTTCTTccccctcttctccatctcctccatgGCTGGCCTTGCCACCCTCCTCCCCCAACGCCAGCCCTCCCGCCTGGGTCTCCATggcctccactcctcctcctccgctcTCTCTGGGGTTCATGGTGCTATGCCTCCCACTCCAACTCCCTGCCTGCGCTAGCTCGCTAACAGTGgatctacactgctatctgcagTAGCTCATCTAGCTCTAGCGTTCTCCGTCTGTATCAGCCAATCCCAATGCTATCTGTCCGTGCTCATCCACTGCCAACTGTAAGGGTGCTTCCAGTGCTATTTAGGCCGTGTTCATCTAACACTCTTTTCTTAATGAATCCAATGCCATCTATCGGTCTTCAGCCATGCACTGACAGTCAGTGAATCCAACACAGTCGATGTCTCTGCACCTGCTATAGGGGCCTTTGTGAAATAGCTTACACAGCGCTATCTGGAATCGTACATCTCCGGGTACCTTACACTGTGTCAGACTGAATCCGTCATGGTATATGGCAACACATTAACAAGCTCTATCTGCGGCTGTGTATAGTCAGACACTGTTACTCCATGTCCCCTCTCCTGTTCAGTTCACTGGCTGGCTTTTCTTTGGCTTTATTTTTCAGCACATCAGCAGCTTCCAGGTTGCATCACTCTCTGTGAGCTCTCTGCACAGCCTGTGCAGGGCctcaccctgagagagagagagagagagagagagagagagagagaaagagatcaaATGAAATCGAGTAACTCACTAATTCTGATAAATGTTTCTAAATATCTTTTATATCTTATTGAATTGTTCAACATGCTTATTTTGGCAATacagaaatggaaagagagagagagagagagagagagagagagagagagagagagagagagagagagagagagagagagagagagagagagagagagagagagagagagagagagagagagagagagaacaaagagacAGCGTTAGCATAGCCAAAGCACGCCACTTCACCTACAGTGATCCGTTACACATTTGCATATTCATATCTCCAGGTATGTGTCAGAGCTTGCAGCATGTGTGTGCGTCTCTATGTAAGTAAGCACCTCGGCGTGTGCATGGGGTGATATCATATGTAAGTCTGTTGAAATGTCAGACAGAGAGGGCCACTGTGTGTGATTGTGCACGGCGCTGCCACTGACGCCACTCCAGCTGAGTCGACACTTTGAACACAATCGCACCGCAGAGCAACGTTCATTCACATCAGCAAGATCAGCACCAGCAGCCTGAGCCTAGCCACCATATTCCCCACGCCCGCTTCAACTGACACTATCACATGGCAGGGATCTTAAGCACACAACAGGAAGTGGCTCTTTTTACTCTtccagagtaaagagagagagagagagacaacccatatttatgtttatttattttaacttgtgtgctttaaccatttgtacattgttacaacactgcatatatataatatgacatttgtaatgtctttattgttttgaaacttctgtatgtgtaatgtttactgttcatttttattgtttatttgacttttgtatattacctacctcacttgctttggcaatgttaacacatgtttcccatgccaataaagaattgaattgaattgagagagagagagagagagagagagagagagagagagagagagagagagagagagagagagagagagagagagagagagagagagagagagagagagagagagagagagagagagagagagagagagagagagagagagagagagagagagagagagagagagagagagagagagagagagagagagagagagagagagagagagagagagagagagagagagagagagagagagagagagagagagagagagagagagagagagagagagagagagatcatttatGAGTTGCTTTACACTCTCTCTCATGTCTCAATCTCACTGTTGCAAGTTCCACAATTCTGAATGTGGGCTCAACAAAAGCTCAATTGAAGTGCAGGGCACATACCAACAAAGGACAAAGGCACCGACTAATGTGAACTTTTTACCTCAAAAAGCCCCTCACTGTATTCAAATTAATTTTCATTTGACAAGATACCAGAAGAGACTAAAAGGAATAATAAATACATAGAAAGGGAGAATA of Salvelinus alpinus chromosome 4, SLU_Salpinus.1, whole genome shotgun sequence contains these proteins:
- the LOC139573945 gene encoding zinc finger protein 516-like isoform X3, whose translation is MNPRESGGGGVEAMETQAGGLALGEEGGKASHGGDGEEGEEDKASAYDCNVCGRSFPFQSSLSQHMRRHTGARPYKCPYCDHRASQKGNLKVHIRSHKLRTLTSHHPEEAEDGPEEEEEGSGEVGVSEGLDGGTSPTKSSSACNRVVNGDANTEEGIGKTAVRSVKREKSSSEQRPYCCRLCGYQTQREDQLLSHIEKVHITADMEDETNPVSQEAVATEGEAGTQVTDGAFPCETCGQVFTQAWFLKSHMKKHAGLFEHCCRVCGRRFREAWFLKSHMKTHTGSKSSGRGKPKADSLEAAATINDVAQDPETNVTSTNLYQVCSKCGNLFHDRESLRAHEKVHNQAKQPTQGQRRPSDDGDSPSAKRRLLDYLSLRPAAEEKPQEEKRLLGQRIPELDPVCSYQAWQLATRGRVLEPVEAYSIKATAGGEGDEVLAGGTVVYEKESSRYILEGQQRERRSGRRSSTSGGGGSSHYTSPGEHTPESLSDSEYRPSSRQGRRPSSFQQSQTKSTECFECGKVFRSRHQMIVHQRVHQRRDGGRGSGSGGDNRAGQGVDRWGSTSDPESGSPSRPSTPGYGNSPPASTLGEDAPEMSTADAVQLADEKPYVCSLCDFVSTESSAFLSHLRLQHTCDGRPIPNPSSSSERGTPSSFPKLKRALLDGLAQSSAPHPYLSVRPSRDKCTDGSSSPTDPHHIAPLDLCVRAEGHRGPASSALQQTGLPSHKCSYCSHSTHYLEVLWMHQTVAHRINSSALAPKWALLKNGFKGPREGSSSRRRTGPPPALDGRECPPLPPVVRTPRTRPPSLNGGQKKDVRDRAASQPSTSSSSTQGSSASGSQSVRPPRPGSRQRGEAVPDQGQRSRSNSRPRVEIYPRGGSLTGSLEKSTAAGAPQRPSAPSPSVGGTTRLVDRYMLPQEGLGFMLSSKHGLAEYSRARSSPQPQPKSSSSQSHTQSHPQSQGRPRAERPAHNTTTAGQGYGASHSQTLGSAVQVSSTSSSYSSSAQHVEVKQEEARGVETPELPMDILSFLKNCNSNDLATLYHRWGAANPLLDPTGMLRSQVRQGEYGCQECGKSFSQPSHLRTHMRSHTVVFDYNGLRGADAQTNPSEAPKQGRDRSGAASARTEPLRKGT
- the LOC139573945 gene encoding zinc finger protein 516-like isoform X1, whose protein sequence is MNPRESGGGGVEAMETQAGGLALGEEGGKASHGGDGEEGEEDKASAYDCNVCGRSFPFQSSLSQHMRRHTGARPYKCPYCDHRASQKGNLKVHIRSHKLRTLTSHHPEEAEDGPEEEEEGSGEVGVSEGLDGGTSPTKSSSACNRVVNGDANTEEGIGKTAVRSVKREKSSSEQRPYCCRLCGYQTQREDQLLSHIEKVHITADMEDETNPVSQEAVATEGEAGTQVTDGAFPCETCGQVFTQAWFLKSHMKKHAGLFEHCCRVCGRRFREAWFLKSHMKTHTGSKSSGRGKPKADSLEAAATINDVAQDPETNVTSTNLYQVCSKCGNLFHDRESLRAHEKVHNQAKQPTQGQRRPSDDGDSPSAKRRLLDYLSLRPAAEEKPQEEKRLLGQRIPELDPVCSYQAWQLATRGRVLEPVEAYSIKATAGGEGDEVLAGGTVVYEKESSRYILEGQQRERRSGRRSSTSGGGGSSHYTSPGEHTPESLSDSEYRPSSRQGRRPSSFQQSQTKSTECFECGKVFRSRHQMIVHQRVHQRRDGGRGSGSGGDNRAGQGVDRWGSTSDPESGSPSRPSTPGYGNSPPASTLGEDAPEMSTADAVQLADEKPYVCSLCDFVSTESSAFLSHLRLQHTCDGRPIPNPSSSSERGTPSSFPKLKRALLDGLAQSSAPHPYLSVRPSRDKCTDGSSSPTDPHHIAPLDLCVRAEGHRGPASSALQQTGLPSHKCSYCSHSTHYLEVLWMHQTVAHRINSSALAPKWALLKNGFKGPREGSSSRRRTGPPPALDGRECPPLPPVVRTPRTRPPSLNGGQKKDVRDRAASQPSTSSSSTQGSSASGSQSVRPPRPGSRQRGEAVPDQGQRSRSNSRPRVEIYPRGGSLTGSLEKSTAAGAPQRPSAPSPSVGGTTRLVDRYMLPQEGLGFMLSSKHGLAEYSRARSSPQPQPKSSSSQSHTQSHPQSQGRPRAERPAHNTTTAGQGYGASHSQTLGSAVQVSSTSSSYSSSAQHVEVKQEEARGVETPELPMDILSFLKNCNSNDLATLYHRWGAANPLLDPTGMLRSQVRQGEYGCQECGKSFSQPSHLRTHMRSHTGERPFRCRLCPYRASQKGNLKTHVQSVHHVHFDNAQYPDYRPPGLGPEQEEEQGDWFSPTTTNPPRPNNRPTSVTSPGPKIEIETPSIFPAVSETPPDRVTSE